From Brassica oleracea var. oleracea cultivar TO1000 chromosome C3, BOL, whole genome shotgun sequence, a single genomic window includes:
- the LOC106334559 gene encoding putative F-box protein At3g20030 has protein sequence MTIISDLSWDLVEEILSRVPIISLGAVRSTCKRWNRLSKNRLLCKAEARRHQFLRFMVKNYKLCSMRFDLHGILDGEEFVDPSIKEITVVDSLNHVKVTQVFHCDGLSLCVTKDKEENKTSLLVWNPYLGQTRWIQARNDYNRLDLYALGYDSNNRKHKILRFLDTGSSYKVTLYEIYDISSDSWRVLNITQDWDIMFYHRGVSLKGNTYFFAKKKILLVDGPVEIAEPHAILLCFDFTKERFGPPLPLPVEHYVDDTGTLSSLRDEKLAVLYQPTSMSDVQIWVTTKIEPSAVSWVPFLKIDVEPFTGFGFQFHHDGASFFIDEEKKVALVFQIDESEMTCYDTAYLIGENGYFEKVGLGEAEKPQWSANNVGEYCPLVCSCSFVPSLVHINNESAGS, from the coding sequence ATGACTATTATCTCCGACCTTTCCTGGGATTTGGTTGAGGAGATACTCTCTAGGGTTCCCATAATTTCTTTAGGAGCGGTGAGATCCACTTGCAAACGATGGAACCGTTTATCCAAAAATCGGCTTTTGTGTAAAGCAGAAGCAAGGAGGCATCAGTTTCTACGCTTTATGGTGAAGAACTATAAGCTTTGTTCAATGAGATTCGATCTCCATGGAATCCTCGACGGAGAAGAATTCGTGGATCCATCTATTAAGGAGATCACCGTCGTTGATTCACTTAATCACGTCAAGGTAACCCAAGTATTTCATTGCGATGGCTTATCCTTATGTGTTACCAAGGACAAAGAAGAGAACAAAACTAGCCTCCTGGTCTGGAACCCATATTTAGGACAAACCAGATGGATTCAAGCCAGAAACGACTACAACAGGTTAGACCTTTATGCACTCGGATATGACAGCAATAATCGTAAACACAAAATCTTGAGGTTCTTGGATACTGGCTCCTCTTACAAGGTTACGCTGTACGAAATCTACGATATTAGTTCTGATTCATGGAGAGTTCTTAATATCACTCAGGACTGGGACATAATGTTCTATCATCGTGGTGTGTCTTTGAAGGGAAATACTTATTTTTTTGCAAAAAAAAAAATACTACTCGTAGATGGACCGGTAGAAATAGCCGAGCCCCATGCTATCTTACTTTGTTTTGATTTTACAAAAGAGAGATTTGGACCGCCTTTGCCTCTACCGGTTGAGCACTATGTTGACGATACTGGGACACTCTCTTCTCTTAGAGACGAGAAACTGGCAGTCTTATATCAGCCCACAAGTATGTCTGACGTGCAGATTTGGGTGACGACTAAGATTGAGCCCAGTGCAGTGTCCTGGGTTCCCTTTTTAAAAATTGACGTGGAACCATTCACAGGTTTCGGATTCCAGTTTCACCATGATGGTGCCAGTTTCTTCATTGACGAGGAGAAGAAAGTCGCTCTAGTTTTTCAAATAGACGAATCTGAAATGACCTGCTATGACACAGCTTACCTCATTGGGGAGAATGGATACTTTGAAAAAGTAGGTCTTGGAGAAGCTGAGAAACCCCAATGGTCGGCTAATAACGTGGGAGAATATTGCCCACTTGTGTGCTCTTGTTCCTTTGTTCCAAGTTTAGTGCATATCAACAACGAATCTGCAGGAAGCTAA
- the LOC106334249 gene encoding uncharacterized protein LOC106334249, translating to MAVLHPPPLPWNDAPLAPPGRYNLQGLMENHAFVGEAVIESAVGWLNAAQIESLLLAAEANLIPISTDPAPEGTTGLFVYNTRAYNDHRMYHHVGPASLIARQTLVNGDSFVKMGEAIGFNNNRYRKRVHRNFDRFDHLAIIHYRFIGLHEL from the exons ATGGCCGTCTTGCACCCACCGCCGCTTCCGTGGAACGACGCACCATTAGCTCCTCCGGGCCGCTACAATCTTCAAGGCTTGATGGAGAACCACG CATTTGTGGGTGAAGCGGTAATTGAGTCTGCTGTTGGGTGGTTGAACGCTGCTCAGATCGAGTCACTCTTGCTTGCGGCTGAGGCCAATTTGATCCCCATTTCTACAGATCCTGCACCAGAAGGGACAACAGGTTTATTTGTGTACAACACTAGAGCGTACAACGACCACAG AATGTATCATCATGTTGGTCCAGCATCTCTGATTGCAAGACAAACTCTTGTCAACGGTGACTCTTTCGTTAAAATGGGCGAGGCCATTGGTTTTAACAACAACCGCTATCGCAAACGTGTACACCGCAACTTCGATAG GTTCGATCACTTGGCGATTATCCACTACAGGTTCATCGGTCTCCACGAGCTTTGA